The window ACACTGTAACTAGCATATCAAACAGGCCaagtttcattatttaatttcattccaacacaaaaaataaaggcATGTGGCCCTATTTTTCCATTTGTATGAGGAAATTATTTTGTTCAtggtagacaaaaaaaaatcaacccaCTTACAGTGAGCAGATCATATGAAGTGCCACCGTTAACTGTTATGCTTATCCACTGAAGCTTCATGCAAGTTACATTTACCAttagcattttaaaaagtagaaCTATAATGTGTGCTGACATAATTCTCAGTCAGTGCAATTAAGCTAAGTGCAGTTTTATGTCCCATCTTATGCAGCATCACTTTTCACATTGCCATCAGAAGGCAAAACTGTTGCAGTCATGTTACTCACTCGAGTCAGTGAGATGGCTGCGACTGAATACCGTCTGTGAGTGCTATGTAGTTTGGCTCACAGCCACAGACGGCCAGTCTGAGACAGTCTGCGAGGTGTCTGTTAGTAAGTACTTACTGTACTTggatttgattattttcatctgtgaaaACGCCATTTCACAGAGGTAAGTGGATCCAAAGTAGGCATTCCCTCTTAGTGCACATgtggtgaggaggagaggatacTTCTCTCTGCTGACAAGTCCCCAAAAGTCACTGTCCCTTTATCTGGCTTTCAGCTCTGTTATTTTGCAAATCAACCATCTTCATGTCGACTCCACTTGGCAAAGCAAATACTTGCTGGAATTTGGCTGCTATCTGCAGGAATGGGTTTGAGACGAATGCAGCAATATCTTCTTTGATATCTAACTCACCAAAACACTGATTGAACTTTATTTCCACTTTGTCCAGTTGAGCGCAGTACTGCTCAGGGTGAAAAGCATTCTTGTCTTCAATGGCCTGTGACATTTTCTCCAGGTTGGGAAAGTGTGTCAGCCTCCCATTCTTTAGATGTGTGGTTCAAACACCAAGCTTGGCCTTGAACACATTCACTGCGCTTATCATGTGGGGCAGGTGTCGGTCTTTTGCCCCCGGAGCTTGTTGTTGAGTGCATTCAATTTTGCCATTAGATCTGTCAGAAACCGCAGGTCCAGTAGCTCTGGCGGCAAGTTAACAAATCGCTGCAGCACTTTGCCGCAGCTCAACCACCAGACATCAGCACGGAGAAGAAGGTCTCTGTAAACGATTTACTTCCAGCCCACAAACAGAAGAAATTCCTCTTCCCATTCTGGGAACATGGCTATCACCAGTGAGTGCCATATACTCCGGTATACCGGTACTCCTCTCTTATCTCATTGGTCACTTTAATGCGGCGCCTGctacactgaaaaaaatctaacatctggatcgagagagagagagaggcgtttgcaaaactgaatattaatcAGGcataatgtatttgtgtatttatttttctattttttttttttttttggagctaCAGGGAAAGTCTCAAAGATCCACCAGTTGATCACGATCGACAGGTTGGCGACTGCTGGTCTACATTGTTCTTTTGTTAAGAGTGGCTGATGACAGCAGTTTTTAGGGCCTGTGAGAAGAAACCTGAGAAGATACATTTGACAATTTGTagatctgaggccatgcagttagaaacatcttttaaaaagcCTGTTGacagaatatcaaggcagcaggaggaggatttcagatgttgtataatgtcctcaTAGTTTTTATGGTTGATAGGATGAAATTGTGTCATGCTATTTAAGTGGACACAGGGACAACACATACCCTGTACCTGGTGGGGAAGAACCAACTGCCtgtctaattttctgaattttgtcagtgaaggaggcaaattcattgcaggCCCTGGTGGATAGAGGTTCAGAGGCTACTGACTGAGGAGGGTTTGTTAGCCTGTCAACAGCAGCAAACAAGGcacatgtattattattgtttttggcgataatgtcagagaagaaggaccgccttgcatttctcagttccaGATTATAAATGTGAGgtctctctttatagatgtcataatgaacctggagatttgtttttcgCCACCTGCGTTCAGCTTTTCGACACTCTCCTTTTTTCCATTCTGACCAGTGTGGCATTTCTCcatggagatcttttcttaCCAGAGACAGCCTTCACCTTAGTAGGTGCAAtggcatcaataacatttgtaattttagaattGAAATCATCTACAAGCTCATTGATTGAGACCCAAGAGAGGGCGGGTGTGGAAGAGAAAGCCTGAATAAACATTTCACTGATGTTTTCATTGATAACCGTTTTGTGATTACGTCTCtttgaacatttgtgtgcacagCAATGGCACTCTCACTAACcttagaaatgttcagacccTTGGAGATAATTACGTCCAGTCACATGCTGAGTCAGTCCATAGTTATCAAGAGTACAACACAGTTCTTTAGTCCCTCTGTACTTGCAgttgtcaacatggatgttGAAATCACCAGCAGTAACTATACAGTCAAAGGCTATACAGATTATAGACAGCTTCAGcaaagtcatcatcatcattaatcaaagggaatcattaaacaaaacGGCAACTTCACCTCCTTTCTTATGCACTCTAACTTCGCTCATAAAATTGAAGTTAGGAGGCGTTGACTCGTTGGAAATGCTGCACTGTTAACTTGATCTAACcaagtttcagttaaaaatataaaattgagATTGTGCTtgatgattaaaaatgtttttcctgccaAAGACCTGATGTTTAATAAAGCTAAATTTACTGTGTCAAAAGCATTATCTGCCCATTTTTTTGTGACAGCTGATGAGGAATAGATGCTAAATTTGGTACATTTGCAGAACTGGTTGAGCGCTTCCTGTTTCTTAGCAGTTTCTCCGTTCTTTTTCTATTACCTATCAGAACAGGAACTGAGAAAGCTAAGTGCCATCCGCCTTGTAACCTAGACCCAGCAGGTATCACTTAGAGATTGCTGTATTTGGTAAAACCTGTTTGAGTACAAACAGCTCAATAATGTGGCAGGTTTGCCTGACTGTTGGAGACATGCAGACCtcttttcttcccctttttAGCGACAACACTATCAGTTGCAATCTGATTAAATGAGCTTTGTCACTGAGGCGGAGATGTTTTCTGATACTGTAACCCTAACatgctgttttttaatgtgtgaatgttaCACTAAAAACACTACACTGCcctttctttgtgtgttcaggagctggagaagaggaggagggtagAGGATGCCTACAAGTCTGCTATGAATGAACTGAAGAAAAAGTCACACTACGGAGGCCCAGACTACGAGGCAAGATGAAATTATATAAGCTAAATTGATCAGAAACAGCTAGATAAACCACAGCAGAATGATTTTCTGTGACCCAACATGTGCATTTTTATCATTCTGCACCTTGGTCAGGGCTGTTCTTACAGGATACCTATATTACTGACAAACATTTGCTTTGTCGCTTTCCCACAGGAGGGGCCCAACAGTCTGATCAACGAGGATGAGTTCTTCGATGCGGTGGAAGCTGCACTGGACAGACAAGACAAGATAGAGGAGCAGGTGTGGTGCAGACTCAAATTTAAGAAATAACGCCCCCTTTTGcacatttaaattcagtttcGATGTATAAAACAGTTCCACATTTTTGTCTATAAAGCCTGTTGAATTTCTCTTGCTTTCTGCCTTCcttatctttctctctgcctctgtaaAATTACTTTAACACAGTTACAGACATTTCATACACAGATGTTTCTGTTGCTCATTGTTTATCTTGttagttttctctctctcaccaaaCTCCTACTCTGTCCCTCAGTGCCAGTCAGAGAAGGTCAGGATACCTCGACTAACACCGGTTCCTCCTGGAGACGCCTACTCCACCATCGGCACCCACAGATTTGCCACCAAGGTCCTCAACACGTTCCTTGTTTTCATCCTACTTTGTTCTAATTTAAAGGCTACTGTTTGCTACATCTCATCATTCCTGCCTTAAGGCTACAACCAGTTTGATCTGTCTATAAAGCTCTGCAACTTCTCTGCACTGACatgtgaaaaacatgttttcgtAACTTCGCTTCACCATAATCAATTCTCACAGAAAATCAGTTTGTGCTTATCGCAGTATTTTAAGAGCTTCTTACTATTTTCATATGAAATTCTACTTGAGCAGGTTATGATTTTGGCCTCTGCTCTTGCTTCTGTGGCGCCTCTTTCTATTTTGTTCCTTATTCGTTTCTCTTTCAACCTTCTCTCTGCCGCACAGCCCCATAGCCATTCTTCTTCCCTGTCCTCCGTCGAGCTAGTCAGTGCTTCAGATGACATTCACAGATTCAGCGCTCAGGTACTGTATTTGGTCATCGGAGAGCACCTGTATCTACAGGGGGGGGATGCAAACAGAGAGCATGAGCAGATAGCATGAGAATGTCTACTAACCAGTCTCTCCAAGATTTCACAAATATTTCCTGTGTTTGCAGTAGaatgtttaagttatttttttttatcataccTTAAGTTAgttgttgtggttttatttgatgtaccaagacaaaaaaaactttgacTGGGTGTAATTTGAAATTCTTGAAGTGACTGATAGATTGTCTTCTTGTCTTCAACACATAAGTTATCATgttactgaaaagaaaaaaagaaaaacgctGCATGACTGAATGATCTGGTGAAACCTTTTCACTTCCACCTTCTCTTCTCCCCACATCACTCTCTGTCTTCCACGGCATGAGCAGGCATGGATTCAGGCTGTCTCTGCATTGTGCTCTTATTGCATTGTTGGGATGTTGAATAACACCCTCAAGCAAGTTCAAGTGTTTAATCATTAATGTTATGAAACATTCATAGTTTCACTGAGCCTAATATTTATTTGGTTATTGCTCAGTGGCTGATATATTTGCTTAAGAAATTCCTAAACTTCTGAAACGGAAATTAGAAAGTGGAAAAACTCTACTTGCTTCCTATAATGTTATCAAAACCTCTGTTATAAAATACCAGCACCTGGGTGCTAAGGTAGGTACGGTCATTTCCCAAGATTGTATCATTAATCTACTTGAGCTTATCATCCTGAATACAATGTATTCACAGTCTTCTTCTCCCCAAACTGTGTCCTGTTTCAAAGCATGTTCTCAGTGAGGCAGGGTTAGGAGCAGCAAAATACTCACTAACACCTGAATTTATTCAATATGTGTCTGTCTCGTAGGTGGAGGAGATGGTGCAGAATCATATGACTTACTCTCTTCAGGATGTGGGCGGAGATGCCAACTGGCAGCTGGTAATagaggaaggagagatgaaggTGAGAGGAAGAGTGAAGCTGCTTGTGAATCATTTCCCTTGGTTGTTAGCTGTGAATATTTAAATctcattcactttttaaaagatACTGTGGTTGCAGTAGAAACACCGATAGATCAGAAACATGGAAAATTTAAGTTGGAatatgagtttaaaaaaaagtaagttaCCAGTTGGCTACATGTGTCcaaatttgaatttatttcacattttcttaaGTTCTCAAACTGGAAAAGTCAACTCGAGTTATCAGCCACAGGTAGAATTAAGAGGCTCCCTCAAGTTGTGTTTTGAAGTGagtttgtgtatatgtttgtggtACTGATATGATTGTCCAGTTGTTCTGCCTCACGGTCTGCACTTGGTGTAACAGGTGTACAGGAGAGAAGTGGAAGAGAACGGTATCGTGCTGGATCCTCTCAAAGCTACACACGCGGTGAAAGGGGTGACAGGACACGAGGTTTGCCACTACTTCTGGGACACAGCTGTCAGAATGGACTGGGAGAGTAAGTTCACAATGTTATAAGTTATACTGATCGTATCAACAGTTtgactttctctgttttaatgtcATGACCTGACTGAACTCTCCCTCCCTCAGCCACCATTGAAAACTTCAACGTTGTGGAAACACTCTCCGACAATGCTGTCATTGTTTACCAGACACACAAGGTAAATTGACTTCATGGTGGTTTTTGAAAgttgctgaaaacatgttgcATATCTGATTGTTACCATTCTGTAGCCGATTTAATTCCCAACTGAATGGCACTggttgttgttttcagagagTCTGGCCTGCCTCTCAGAGAGACGTGCTCTATCTGTCAGCCATCAGGAAGATCCTGGCAACAAACGAAAATGATCCCGACACGTGGCTGGTCTGCAACTTCTCTGTGGACCACGACAATGCTCTTGTAAGATCACTGCAGTACACCTGTTCCTAACAGTACATGCAATGTTGTGAGTGAGAAACTAGTTAGCAGGAACAATAAATAGCATCCAAAAATTTCAGTAAAGATATTTATTGGTCCTcacttttaatatattttcaaaattagGGACATTTTGCAAGTGCACTAGACATCCGGGTTCTGTGGTTATTAGGTCATGTAAAGAATGGGTCTTAGCAGCAAATAAATACTTATTTCCTTCAGTTGACCCAATAAAACTTTGCTCCAGGGACCTTTTTGTATTTGAGAATGACAGATGATAAGCTTAAGTGTGATGTGggagtttgaacattgtttgCATTTGcacttttgatttatttccaGCCCACAAACCGGTGTGTTCGTGCCAAAATCAACGTCGCCATGATCTGCCAGACCCTTGTCAGCCCACCAGAGGGTGACAAAGAGATCAGCAGAGACAACATCCTCTGTAAGATCACCTACGTTGCCAACGGTAAGTGCCTCTTTTAACTTGATAAGAACAAAGCCTTCGCATCCATTTTCAGCTGCCTGTAATCGACCTATAGGGGCCTTTATATTAAACTGATCCCTAACTCCTTGTCAGTCTGGgtcaaactgttttttattacaGCCATGGCATACTAGTAGAAGTAAAACCTACTGAATTTTCTGGGGATTGACCACAAAGAGAAATTAATGAGAGCTCCATTGATATCATTCAACACTATATGACACAATCTTAATTTAGATATCCAGATGACTACAATGGAAAATTGGTGATATGAAGATATATTGCATGTGTGAATAATATCTAAAGGCAAgcataaaagagagagagttcaaCTGTCACATCAGCCTCAATAAATACAGCTATGGCACATATGAAGTTAGCTAAGTGAATAGTATAAAGTGAATAGAAAAAGCACTGATTGTCTGTCGACTTTAAACTACGTAGTCAGACTAATGGTCACTGAAAAAGTTGTTGATATTTTACACCCTGGTTCACATGATTCAGAACAACCGTATGTCAGCCAATGTTAGTGCTAATTGATCTTAGTACAGCTGCTGACTAACACAAGAGCCAGACGGTGCTTGTGTCTTTGAAATGTCGGTCCAGACTTGCACAGCTTCTCCCCCCTCCCTTCACTTCCTGTAGACAGGGAGATTGTGACATGAAGCAGTTCTGTTGAAGGAATCCTGAGCCAGTTTATTGTTAGAGGAGTCGGGCAGGTCATGGGAGTTcacttgggggaaaaaaaaaaaaaaagcataatatctCCGCCTCTCACTAGAGGGCACCCTCTACTGCTGCTGAACATTTAcactgttttatgttgtataGTTTTATCCTCTGTTGGCATTTAATGGTAAtcattttcctctgtgtgtggcTGCAGTAAACCCGGGAGGTTGGGCTCCAGCATCGGTCCTCAGAGCCGTGGCCAAGAGAGAGTATCCCAAGTTCCTCAAACGCTTCACCTCCTACGTCCAGGAGAAAACTTCTGGGAAGCCGATCCTCTTCTGAACACACAAAGGTAACCAGGAAcccaaacatttcctgttttacatcTGAGAAAGCTCTGAGGAATTTATAGTTTCGTTATTTTTTTGATATTGACTTTCAGTATTCCTTTTGGTTTCAAGCTTGCAAAGGATCCCGGTTGCCTGCTGGAGAGACCACATTGTTCAGCGTGAAACAGGCTCTCGATGATTACATGACCCATTCACCTGACAGTTAGAGCGCGTATTCAAACTACTACATGCGAGACACCATATCATCCAGGATGTCCCACAGGACACCTGCTTGTAGAAAA is drawn from Thunnus albacares chromosome 2, fThuAlb1.1, whole genome shotgun sequence and contains these coding sequences:
- the LOC122995060 gene encoding ceramide transfer protein isoform X1, with protein sequence MSEKSSSSGSDEDVDPESGQPVELGGVLSKWTNYIHGWQDRWVVLKNNTLSYYKSEDEREYGCRGSLCLSKAVITPHEFDECRFDISVNDSVWYLRAEDPEHRLQWIESIELHKAESGYGSETSLRRHGSMLSLTSAASALSATSTSSFKKGHRLCEKLAEMETFRDILCRQVDTLQKYFDSCADAVSKDEFQRDRVVEEDEDDFPTTTRPDGEYNHNNNGSKEKLFPPASPKGINGIDFKGEAITFKATTAGILSTLSHCIELMVKREDSWQKRLDKELEKRRRVEDAYKSAMNELKKKSHYGGPDYEEGPNSLINEDEFFDAVEAALDRQDKIEEQCQSEKVRIPRLTPVPPGDAYSTIGTHRFATKPHSHSSSLSSVELVSASDDIHRFSAQVEEMVQNHMTYSLQDVGGDANWQLVIEEGEMKVYRREVEENGIVLDPLKATHAVKGVTGHEVCHYFWDTAVRMDWETTIENFNVVETLSDNAVIVYQTHKRVWPASQRDVLYLSAIRKILATNENDPDTWLVCNFSVDHDNALPTNRCVRAKINVAMICQTLVSPPEGDKEISRDNILCKITYVANVNPGGWAPASVLRAVAKREYPKFLKRFTSYVQEKTSGKPILF
- the LOC122995060 gene encoding ceramide transfer protein isoform X2; translated protein: MSEKSSSSGSDEDVDPESGQPVELGGVLSKWTNYIHGWQDRWVVLKNNTLSYYKSEDEREYGCRGSLCLSKAVITPHEFDECRFDISVNDSVWYLRAEDPEHRLQWIESIELHKAESGYGSETSLRRHGSMLSLTSAASALSATSTSSFKKGHRLCEKLAEMETFRDILCRQVDTLQKYFDSCADAVSKDEFQRDRVEEDEDDFPTTTRPDGEYNHNNNGSKEKLFPPASPKGINGIDFKGEAITFKATTAGILSTLSHCIELMVKREDSWQKRLDKELEKRRRVEDAYKSAMNELKKKSHYGGPDYEEGPNSLINEDEFFDAVEAALDRQDKIEEQCQSEKVRIPRLTPVPPGDAYSTIGTHRFATKPHSHSSSLSSVELVSASDDIHRFSAQVEEMVQNHMTYSLQDVGGDANWQLVIEEGEMKVYRREVEENGIVLDPLKATHAVKGVTGHEVCHYFWDTAVRMDWETTIENFNVVETLSDNAVIVYQTHKRVWPASQRDVLYLSAIRKILATNENDPDTWLVCNFSVDHDNALPTNRCVRAKINVAMICQTLVSPPEGDKEISRDNILCKITYVANVNPGGWAPASVLRAVAKREYPKFLKRFTSYVQEKTSGKPILF
- the LOC122995060 gene encoding ceramide transfer protein isoform X3, with translation MSEKSSSSGSDEDVDPESGQPVELGGVLSKWTNYIHGWQDRWVVLKNNTLSYYKSEDEREYGCRGSLCLSKAVITPHEFDECRFDISVNDSVWYLRAEDPEHRLQWIESIELHKAESGYGSETSLRRHGSMLSLTSAASALSATSTSSFKKGHRLCEKLAEMETFRDILCRQVDTLQKYFDSCADAVSKDEFQRDRVVEEDEDDFPTTTRPDGEYNHNNNGSKEKLFPPASPKGINGIDFKGEAITFKATTAGILSTLSHCIELMVKREDSWQKRLDKELEKRRRVEDAYKSAMNELKKKSHYGGPDYEEGPNSLINEDEFFDAVEAALDRQDKIEEQCQSEKVRIPRLTPVPPGDAYSTIGTHRFATKVEEMVQNHMTYSLQDVGGDANWQLVIEEGEMKVYRREVEENGIVLDPLKATHAVKGVTGHEVCHYFWDTAVRMDWETTIENFNVVETLSDNAVIVYQTHKRVWPASQRDVLYLSAIRKILATNENDPDTWLVCNFSVDHDNALPTNRCVRAKINVAMICQTLVSPPEGDKEISRDNILCKITYVANVNPGGWAPASVLRAVAKREYPKFLKRFTSYVQEKTSGKPILF